The Streptomyces sp. Mut1 genome window below encodes:
- the sbnA gene encoding 2,3-diaminopropionate biosynthesis protein SbnA, with product MTVAPSDATARAATAARPRDPDIIATIGATPLVALDRLFPPALFQVYGKCERFNPGGSIKDRAARSMIEHALSTGVLMPGISTVVESSSGNLGIALAQLCNFYRLDLICVADPRTTAQNTAIMRAYGATVEIVDRDPETGEYLPSRIRRVRELLNTVPDAYWPNQYGNEYNALAHQHTMREIHEALSQAPDHLFLAAGTTGTLRGCAEYIAAEDLPTQVVAVDAVGSVIFGPPESWERRHRRTIPGHGAAVVPALLRPGLADRVVKVTDLDCVRGCRTLLAKESILAGGSSGAVISALMDASSWITPGATCVAILPDGGDRYLDTIYSDSWVESRFG from the coding sequence CCGCCACCGCGGCCCGTCCTCGCGATCCGGACATCATCGCGACGATCGGCGCCACCCCGCTGGTCGCCCTCGACCGTCTCTTCCCGCCCGCGCTCTTCCAGGTCTACGGCAAGTGCGAGCGGTTCAACCCGGGCGGCTCCATCAAGGACCGCGCCGCCCGCTCCATGATCGAACACGCCCTGTCCACCGGGGTGCTGATGCCGGGCATCTCCACCGTCGTGGAGTCCTCGTCCGGCAACCTGGGCATCGCCCTGGCGCAGCTCTGCAACTTCTACCGGCTCGACCTGATCTGCGTCGCCGACCCGCGCACCACCGCCCAGAACACCGCGATCATGCGGGCGTACGGGGCGACGGTCGAGATCGTGGACCGCGACCCGGAGACCGGCGAGTACCTGCCGTCCCGGATCAGGCGGGTGCGGGAACTCCTGAACACCGTGCCCGACGCCTACTGGCCCAACCAGTACGGCAACGAGTACAACGCCCTTGCCCACCAGCACACCATGCGCGAGATCCACGAAGCGCTGTCACAGGCCCCCGACCACCTCTTCCTGGCCGCCGGCACCACCGGCACGCTGCGCGGCTGCGCCGAGTACATCGCCGCCGAGGACCTGCCCACCCAGGTGGTGGCGGTGGACGCGGTGGGCAGCGTGATCTTCGGCCCGCCCGAGTCCTGGGAGCGCCGGCACCGCCGCACCATCCCCGGGCACGGCGCGGCGGTCGTCCCGGCGCTGCTGCGCCCCGGTCTCGCGGACCGGGTGGTGAAGGTGACCGACCTGGACTGCGTGCGCGGCTGCCGCACCCTGCTGGCGAAGGAGTCGATCCTCGCCGGCGGTTCGTCCGGTGCCGTCATATCCGCGCTGATGGACGCCTCCTCCTGGATCACACCGGGTGCCACCTGCGTCGCGATCCTGCCCGACGGGGGCGACCGCTACCTCGACACGATCTACAGCGACTCCTGGGTCGAGTCCCGGTTCGGCTGA
- the sbnB gene encoding 2,3-diaminopropionate biosynthesis protein SbnB: protein MKILGREDVAAALNGLDPAVLDAVRTAYVLHGQGRSEVPYSGFLRPPGDDGSRIISLPAYLGGPEPVMGLKWISSFPANVERGLQRASSVQILNDLSTGYPTAVLEASQISASRTAASAALASRTLHGARPVRTAGLIGCGTINRRVLDFLVLVHPELRTVTVQDAVPGRAATFAAQLADERPEISFLAGDVDDALRAATVSVATTDSTYWLDLAAHPDRPGHQVILHLSLRDLSTESVLNAYNVVDDIEHVMRERTSLHRAEQEVGHRRFVNAEIATALGQSEEPATEGTIVFSPFGLGILDLAVARTILAAATRDGIGSEAAGFDPGQHRVTAAMAGGTA, encoded by the coding sequence ATGAAAATCCTCGGTCGTGAGGACGTTGCCGCCGCGCTCAACGGCCTCGACCCCGCCGTGCTCGACGCCGTACGCACCGCGTACGTGCTGCACGGCCAGGGCCGCTCGGAGGTGCCGTACTCCGGGTTCCTGCGCCCGCCCGGCGACGACGGCTCCCGCATCATCTCGCTCCCCGCCTACCTGGGCGGCCCCGAGCCCGTCATGGGCCTGAAGTGGATCTCCTCGTTCCCGGCCAACGTCGAGCGGGGCCTGCAGCGTGCCTCGTCGGTGCAGATCCTCAACGACCTGAGCACCGGCTACCCGACCGCCGTCCTGGAGGCCAGCCAGATATCGGCCTCCCGGACCGCGGCGTCGGCCGCCCTCGCGAGCCGCACGCTGCACGGCGCCCGCCCGGTGCGCACGGCCGGGCTGATCGGCTGCGGCACCATCAACCGGCGCGTCCTGGACTTCCTGGTGCTGGTCCACCCCGAACTGCGCACGGTCACCGTCCAGGACGCGGTGCCCGGCCGCGCGGCCACCTTCGCCGCCCAACTGGCGGACGAACGCCCGGAGATCAGCTTCCTCGCCGGTGACGTGGACGACGCGCTGCGTGCCGCCACGGTCTCCGTCGCCACCACCGACTCCACCTACTGGCTCGACCTCGCCGCCCACCCCGACCGTCCCGGGCACCAGGTGATCCTGCACCTGTCGCTGCGCGACCTGAGCACCGAATCCGTCCTGAACGCCTACAACGTGGTCGACGACATCGAGCACGTGATGCGCGAACGGACCTCGCTGCACCGCGCCGAGCAGGAGGTGGGGCACCGCCGCTTCGTGAACGCCGAGATCGCCACGGCGCTCGGCCAGAGCGAGGAGCCGGCGACCGAGGGGACCATCGTCTTCTCGCCCTTCGGCCTCGGCATCCTCGACCTCGCCGTCGCCCGGACGATCCTCGCCGCGGCCACGCGGGACGGCATCGGCAGCGAGGCGGCCGGCTTCGATCCCGGACAGCACCGGGTCACCGCGGCCATGGCGGGAGGCACGGCATGA
- the fabG gene encoding 3-oxoacyl-ACP reductase FabG, whose protein sequence is MSFLFPEGTRALVTGASRGIGAATALALAEHGCDVVLNYRASAAKAETVAEQIRALGRKALLVQADVGDEAQVIAMFKRIRTEWGPIQVAVLNSGVTADGHLAAMSSAKWQEVIGTNLTGSFLTAREATKQMYASGGSLVLIASTSGIAGRAGQANYAASKGGVISLAKTLSYEVAPRGIRVNVVAPGFIATDMVKKVPPAQLKEALQVIPLGRTGTPAEVAQAAVFMASPAASYITGKVLTVDGGMIPN, encoded by the coding sequence ATGAGCTTCCTGTTCCCCGAGGGCACCCGGGCCCTGGTCACCGGCGCCTCGCGCGGCATCGGCGCGGCCACCGCGCTGGCGCTCGCCGAGCACGGCTGCGACGTTGTCCTGAACTACCGCGCCAGCGCGGCCAAGGCGGAGACGGTCGCCGAGCAGATCCGCGCCCTGGGCCGCAAGGCCCTCCTCGTCCAGGCCGATGTCGGTGACGAGGCCCAGGTCATCGCGATGTTCAAGCGGATCCGCACCGAGTGGGGGCCGATCCAGGTCGCCGTCCTCAACTCCGGCGTGACCGCGGACGGCCATCTCGCGGCCATGAGCAGCGCCAAGTGGCAGGAGGTCATCGGCACCAACCTGACCGGTTCCTTCCTCACCGCCCGCGAGGCCACCAAGCAGATGTACGCGAGCGGTGGCTCCCTCGTCCTGATCGCCTCGACCAGCGGCATCGCGGGCCGGGCCGGCCAGGCCAACTACGCCGCCAGCAAGGGCGGAGTGATCTCCCTGGCCAAGACCCTCTCGTACGAGGTGGCGCCGCGCGGCATCCGCGTCAACGTCGTCGCCCCGGGGTTCATCGCCACCGACATGGTCAAGAAGGTCCCCCCGGCCCAGCTGAAGGAGGCCCTCCAGGTGATCCCGCTCGGCCGCACCGGCACCCCGGCCGAGGTCGCCCAGGCCGCCGTCTTCATGGCCTCGCCCGCCGCTTCGTACATCACCGGGAAGGTGCTGACCGTCGACGGCGGAATGATCCCCAACTGA
- a CDS encoding acyl carrier protein, whose translation MSTATFEDIRTQAETRLDKNMKVKSMIIDRLGLEVEPAVVSDNQPLFGRGLEMDSLDTLEIVVMVNNEFDVLISDDDFEAFGSINSLVDFIEDRETAA comes from the coding sequence ATGTCCACCGCCACCTTCGAGGACATCCGCACCCAGGCCGAGACCCGTCTCGACAAGAACATGAAGGTCAAGTCGATGATCATCGACCGGCTCGGCCTCGAAGTCGAGCCGGCCGTCGTCTCGGACAACCAGCCGCTGTTCGGCCGGGGCCTGGAGATGGACTCGCTGGACACGCTGGAGATCGTCGTCATGGTCAACAACGAGTTCGACGTGCTGATCAGCGACGACGACTTCGAGGCCTTCGGCTCCATCAACTCCCTGGTCGACTTCATCGAGGACCGGGAGACCGCCGCGTGA
- the fabZ gene encoding 3-hydroxyacyl-ACP dehydratase FabZ → MSTATTTLLEAPAPAPARKALSYSSDDIKQMLPHRWPMLMIDRAYDVVPGVSGRGVKSVSVNEPFFAGHYPDHSIMPGVMIVESMAQLVAVVYVAEILENAAGTGADDASRSVGYLGSISNMKFSRLVVPGDQLTLEARLGQRLGGLRQVKVRATVGSELAAAGTLVVTTGRKG, encoded by the coding sequence GTGAGCACCGCGACCACCACACTCCTCGAAGCGCCGGCGCCCGCGCCCGCGCGCAAGGCCCTGAGCTACTCGTCGGACGACATCAAGCAGATGCTGCCGCACCGCTGGCCGATGCTGATGATCGACCGGGCCTACGACGTCGTCCCGGGCGTCTCGGGGCGCGGCGTCAAGAGCGTCTCCGTCAACGAGCCGTTCTTCGCCGGGCACTACCCGGACCACTCGATCATGCCGGGCGTGATGATCGTCGAGTCGATGGCCCAGCTGGTCGCCGTCGTCTACGTCGCGGAGATCCTGGAGAACGCCGCGGGCACCGGAGCGGACGACGCCTCGCGAAGCGTCGGTTACCTCGGCTCCATCAGCAACATGAAGTTCTCCCGGCTCGTCGTCCCGGGCGACCAGCTGACGCTGGAGGCGCGGCTGGGGCAGCGCCTCGGCGGGCTGCGCCAGGTGAAGGTGCGGGCGACCGTCGGCTCCGAACTCGCCGCCGCCGGGACGCTCGTCGTCACCACCGGCCGCAAGGGCTGA
- a CDS encoding GNAT family N-acetyltransferase encodes MALTIRPYQEGDAHAIAELYNRHRDNPNPVAGGVSGAELAHELAERETATFLVAEDDERLVGTFGLFHNTGRRSARAGELIADMFFVHPAHRGGLVTGRLFTEAVEWMMRTGCLVLRLTVNPANTVAFRLYRRVGCVSVGRAVPGEDGNVELHNYIPLVVRSVFADLGERATAALGGLTSFASVTESRDDELRSDVRMVDGVRTVDYSLALGEFRIDASVDVDRGAVREARLTEPGGPARELRITRPPYEVRAPRGVAPYRFTESGLTCEVDGEDGTLSVLVAGHRGPVLVSTWPSCRADRPAGWREGEPRDLTLEPVEGGVRVTERDGDATVTGTFTLDGSGLLQEFTRTGSATGRIFQTVGLRQGVFTGADGQAHPVGLGQGVRDASEIVAASRAVEEGAELTWRGRDVRVSLAVDGPLRLVHSTLLERGLEPGADGVARMRTTIRPSGADTARRLEVRAAAGGVTVWREGTTKVLRSPYPRTRSHGYNPHWSAGLWVTHENSRHDRAAGLGWGVPAAGAWEEKHPLGLHAPDSGLGWEIAADGDGLRVDTRATGTDRETVVWLTPQTPLRTPVVLDSDGERWELNSGDFRQVWARRAAVRLSDGRWLHCAPATGSHDELVLRATPSGLLVGGVSAARESAWLLSVHDTPPSF; translated from the coding sequence ATGGCCCTCACGATCCGCCCGTACCAGGAGGGCGACGCGCACGCCATCGCGGAGCTCTACAACCGTCACCGCGACAACCCCAACCCGGTCGCCGGGGGCGTCAGCGGCGCCGAACTCGCCCACGAGCTGGCCGAGCGGGAGACGGCGACGTTCCTCGTGGCCGAGGACGACGAGCGGCTCGTGGGTACGTTCGGCCTCTTCCACAACACCGGCCGGCGCTCGGCCCGCGCGGGCGAACTCATCGCGGACATGTTCTTCGTCCACCCCGCGCACCGGGGCGGCCTGGTCACCGGAAGGCTGTTCACCGAGGCCGTCGAGTGGATGATGCGCACCGGCTGCCTGGTGCTGCGGCTGACCGTCAACCCGGCCAACACCGTGGCCTTCCGGCTCTACCGGCGCGTCGGCTGCGTCTCGGTGGGCCGGGCCGTTCCCGGCGAGGACGGCAATGTGGAGCTGCACAACTACATCCCGCTCGTCGTGCGCAGCGTCTTCGCCGACCTGGGCGAGCGGGCCACGGCGGCACTCGGCGGCCTGACCAGCTTCGCCTCCGTCACGGAGTCCCGTGACGACGAGCTGCGCTCGGACGTGCGGATGGTGGACGGGGTCCGCACCGTCGACTACAGCCTGGCGCTCGGTGAGTTCCGGATCGACGCGTCCGTGGACGTGGACCGGGGCGCCGTCCGCGAGGCCCGCCTCACCGAGCCCGGCGGCCCGGCACGGGAGCTGCGCATCACCCGGCCCCCGTACGAGGTGAGGGCCCCGCGCGGGGTGGCGCCGTACCGGTTCACCGAATCCGGGCTCACCTGTGAGGTGGACGGCGAGGACGGCACGCTGAGCGTCCTCGTGGCCGGGCACCGCGGCCCGGTACTCGTCTCGACCTGGCCCAGCTGCCGGGCCGACCGCCCGGCCGGCTGGCGCGAGGGCGAGCCCCGCGACCTCACCCTGGAGCCCGTCGAGGGCGGGGTACGGGTCACCGAGCGGGACGGCGACGCCACGGTCACCGGCACCTTCACCCTGGACGGCTCCGGTCTGCTCCAGGAGTTCACCCGCACCGGCTCCGCGACCGGCCGGATCTTCCAGACCGTCGGCCTGCGCCAGGGCGTCTTCACCGGCGCGGACGGACAGGCCCACCCGGTCGGTCTCGGCCAGGGGGTGCGCGACGCGTCCGAGATCGTCGCCGCCTCCCGGGCCGTCGAGGAAGGCGCGGAGCTGACCTGGCGGGGGCGGGACGTACGCGTCTCGCTGGCGGTGGACGGGCCCCTGCGGCTGGTCCACAGCACGCTCCTGGAGCGCGGTCTCGAACCCGGCGCGGACGGCGTGGCCCGGATGCGCACCACCATCCGCCCGAGCGGCGCGGACACCGCGCGTCGCCTGGAGGTGCGGGCCGCCGCCGGCGGCGTCACCGTCTGGCGGGAGGGCACCACCAAGGTGCTGCGCAGCCCCTACCCCCGCACCCGCTCCCACGGCTACAACCCCCACTGGTCCGCGGGCCTGTGGGTGACCCACGAGAACAGCCGCCACGACCGGGCCGCCGGGCTCGGCTGGGGGGTGCCGGCCGCCGGCGCCTGGGAGGAGAAGCACCCGCTCGGCCTCCACGCCCCGGATTCCGGCCTCGGCTGGGAGATCGCCGCCGACGGCGACGGGCTCCGCGTCGACACCCGGGCGACCGGGACGGACCGCGAGACCGTGGTGTGGCTCACCCCGCAGACACCGCTCAGGACGCCCGTCGTCCTCGACTCGGACGGCGAGCGCTGGGAGCTGAACTCCGGCGACTTCCGCCAGGTGTGGGCCCGCCGGGCAGCCGTCCGGCTCTCCGACGGGCGGTGGCTGCACTGCGCCCCCGCCACCGGTTCGCACGACGAACTGGTGCTGCGCGCCACCCCGTCGGGCCTGCTCGTCGGCGGAGTGTCCGCCGCCCGGGAGAGCGCCTGGCTGCTCTCCGTACACGACACACCCCCTTCCTTCTGA
- a CDS encoding aminomethyl transferase family protein encodes MTATTIAPAARTATEDYATLRTAVGAYRVTDPLVRLTGDDRLTFLDGFLAKSADYVEPDSVREVLALNADGKPFAILLHFEIGEESWLLPRTAVTAEELGAYLGQFDASAGVTVEISPDGWGAVAFEGPVAWSVAAGFVDFDISGLTLHAVTEATLDAPGATAHLARVGTTGEYGYLLLSDAPQAAHEAVLAGVADKGGAEIGEEGLSRVQAEAGMGVYGAGFGELGVDEADLAWMIDWSRTGEFHGSGELTAPTGSESRLTALVAPVGSRFAAGTPVTAAGREIGTVLYQAPSANPEEELVLALLDTPFWVPGLELTAADRTGDERPVRTATLPRVIARSLTVKIA; translated from the coding sequence ATGACCGCCACCACCATCGCCCCGGCCGCCCGCACCGCCACCGAGGACTACGCCACCCTGCGCACCGCCGTCGGCGCCTACCGCGTCACCGACCCGCTGGTCAGGCTGACCGGTGACGACCGGCTGACCTTCCTGGACGGATTCCTCGCCAAGTCCGCCGACTACGTGGAGCCCGACTCGGTCCGTGAGGTGCTGGCGCTGAACGCCGACGGCAAGCCGTTCGCGATCCTGCTGCACTTCGAGATCGGCGAGGAGTCGTGGCTGCTGCCGCGCACCGCCGTCACGGCGGAGGAACTCGGCGCCTACCTCGGCCAGTTCGACGCCTCCGCCGGTGTCACCGTCGAGATCTCCCCCGACGGCTGGGGCGCCGTCGCCTTCGAGGGCCCCGTCGCCTGGTCGGTCGCGGCCGGCTTCGTGGACTTCGACATCTCCGGCCTGACCCTGCACGCCGTCACCGAGGCCACCCTCGACGCCCCCGGCGCCACCGCCCACCTGGCCCGCGTCGGCACCACCGGGGAGTACGGCTACCTGCTGCTGTCCGACGCCCCGCAGGCCGCGCACGAGGCGGTGCTCGCGGGCGTCGCCGACAAGGGCGGCGCCGAGATAGGCGAGGAAGGCCTCTCCCGGGTGCAGGCCGAGGCCGGGATGGGCGTGTACGGCGCCGGGTTCGGCGAGCTGGGCGTCGACGAGGCCGACCTGGCCTGGATGATCGACTGGAGCCGGACCGGCGAGTTCCACGGCTCCGGCGAGCTGACCGCCCCGACCGGGTCCGAGAGCCGCCTCACCGCGCTTGTCGCCCCCGTCGGCAGCCGCTTCGCAGCCGGTACGCCGGTCACCGCGGCCGGCCGGGAGATCGGCACCGTCCTGTACCAGGCGCCCTCCGCCAACCCCGAGGAGGAGCTGGTCCTGGCCCTGCTCGACACCCCCTTCTGGGTGCCGGGACTGGAGCTGACGGCCGCTGACCGCACGGGCGACGAGCGCCCGGTGCGCACCGCGACCCTGCCCCGGGTCATCGCCCGCTCCCTCACCGTCAAGATCGCCTGA
- a CDS encoding beta-ketoacyl synthase N-terminal-like domain-containing protein — protein sequence MTPANIALTGLGLITGAGDDVEKSWSSIAAGTTGIRTNTLFDTSELLTDWAGMSTAEQPADLDRCYALAATAIREALHGSGLDLTTVDRDRVAVVVGSSLGAMPTLEATHRTLVLEGRLDVGQAVASQLPCVGDYIAAEFDLRGPRVVLSNACAASAVALGYAAELLWKGDVDFVVCGGVDPLAELSAYGFSALGALDSEPCSPLSASTGLTLGEGAGFMVLESVERAEARGARVLAELGGYGLSCDGHHQTAPDPSGKGACSAMAQALDTAGLTPADVDYLNLHGTGTPANDASEPKALKLLFGLEIPAASSTKSILGHTLGAAGAVEAVVSTLAIDRGTLPPTINTRGVPSPYGLDVIPDTGRDARPEVVLSNSFAFGGNNASVVINRPGRTGSRPPRREAVHEVVVTGAAGLAGTAGGTEAIAAAFAEGRPCFETFEEVPGVGRVPVGRVDIKAASRGTNPSRARRMDPLSLLAASAVGDLYARHGKPSRAVAESTGVVFATGYGPVTSVLRFHEGVVRSGITGANPSLFANTVVNAAAGHVAMLHRFRGYTATIANGGTSSVLALQLAARVIARGAAERIMVVVADEFPEQALATQAALPGYARSAHVVPGGRTGTVLSEGAAAILLESREAARDRGADVLARVRGFGASGEPAGIGRIARDGVAWGRSLRSALAEAELGPEGIGTVVSAASGHPLVDLAQRAALRHTGLDGRPVLASKALLGETYGSAGALGLVAALTGDGTAGPVLLSSFAYGGSYAAAVLDPEA from the coding sequence ATGACACCTGCGAACATCGCCCTGACGGGCCTGGGCCTGATCACCGGGGCCGGTGACGACGTGGAGAAGAGCTGGTCGTCGATCGCGGCCGGAACCACCGGCATCCGCACCAACACCCTCTTCGACACCTCCGAGCTGCTCACCGACTGGGCGGGCATGTCCACCGCCGAGCAGCCCGCCGACCTGGACCGCTGCTACGCGCTCGCGGCCACCGCGATCCGCGAGGCCCTGCACGGCAGCGGCCTCGACCTCACGACCGTGGACCGCGACCGGGTGGCCGTCGTGGTGGGCTCCAGCCTCGGCGCCATGCCGACGCTGGAGGCCACCCACCGCACCCTCGTCCTGGAGGGCAGGCTGGACGTCGGGCAGGCGGTCGCCTCACAACTGCCCTGCGTGGGCGACTACATCGCGGCGGAGTTCGACCTGCGCGGCCCGCGCGTGGTCCTCTCCAACGCCTGCGCGGCCAGCGCCGTCGCCCTCGGCTACGCGGCCGAGCTGCTGTGGAAGGGCGATGTCGACTTCGTCGTCTGCGGCGGCGTCGACCCGCTGGCGGAGCTGTCCGCGTACGGCTTCAGCGCGCTCGGCGCGCTGGACTCCGAGCCGTGCTCACCGCTGTCCGCCTCCACCGGACTCACCCTCGGCGAGGGCGCCGGATTCATGGTCCTGGAGTCGGTGGAGCGGGCCGAGGCGCGCGGCGCCCGTGTCCTCGCGGAGCTGGGCGGATACGGCCTCTCCTGCGACGGCCACCACCAGACCGCGCCCGACCCCAGCGGCAAGGGCGCCTGCTCCGCCATGGCGCAGGCGCTCGACACGGCGGGCCTCACCCCCGCCGATGTGGACTACCTCAACCTGCACGGCACCGGTACCCCCGCCAACGACGCCTCCGAACCCAAGGCGCTGAAGCTCCTGTTCGGCCTGGAGATACCGGCGGCCAGCTCCACCAAGTCGATCCTGGGCCACACCCTCGGCGCGGCCGGCGCGGTCGAGGCCGTGGTGAGCACCCTGGCCATCGACCGGGGCACGCTGCCGCCCACCATCAACACCCGGGGCGTCCCCTCGCCGTACGGCCTGGACGTCATCCCGGACACCGGCCGCGACGCGCGCCCGGAGGTGGTGCTGTCGAACTCCTTCGCGTTCGGCGGCAACAACGCCTCCGTCGTCATCAACCGGCCCGGCCGCACCGGCTCCAGGCCGCCGCGCCGCGAGGCGGTCCACGAGGTCGTCGTCACCGGCGCCGCGGGCCTGGCCGGAACGGCGGGCGGCACCGAGGCGATCGCCGCGGCCTTCGCCGAGGGGCGGCCCTGCTTCGAGACCTTCGAGGAGGTCCCGGGCGTCGGCAGGGTCCCGGTCGGCCGGGTCGACATCAAGGCCGCCTCGCGCGGTACGAACCCCAGCCGGGCCCGGCGCATGGACCCGCTGAGCCTGCTCGCCGCGTCCGCCGTGGGCGACCTGTACGCCCGCCACGGCAAACCGTCGCGGGCCGTGGCGGAGTCGACCGGAGTGGTCTTCGCCACCGGGTACGGGCCGGTGACCTCGGTCCTGCGGTTCCACGAGGGCGTGGTGCGCTCGGGCATCACCGGGGCCAACCCCTCCCTGTTCGCCAACACCGTCGTCAACGCCGCCGCCGGCCATGTCGCGATGCTGCACCGCTTCCGCGGCTACACCGCGACCATCGCCAACGGCGGCACCAGCTCCGTGCTCGCGCTCCAGCTCGCCGCCAGGGTCATCGCCCGCGGCGCCGCCGAGCGGATCATGGTGGTGGTCGCCGACGAGTTCCCCGAGCAGGCCCTCGCCACCCAGGCGGCGCTGCCCGGCTACGCCCGGTCCGCGCACGTCGTGCCCGGCGGGCGCACCGGCACCGTCCTCAGCGAGGGCGCCGCCGCGATCCTGCTGGAGAGCCGGGAGGCGGCCCGGGACCGGGGCGCCGACGTCCTGGCGCGGGTCCGCGGCTTCGGCGCCAGTGGCGAACCGGCCGGCATCGGCCGCATCGCCAGGGACGGCGTGGCCTGGGGACGCTCCCTGCGCTCCGCGCTCGCCGAAGCGGAGCTCGGCCCGGAGGGGATCGGCACGGTCGTCTCGGCCGCGTCCGGCCACCCGCTGGTCGACCTGGCACAGCGGGCGGCCCTGCGCCACACCGGTCTGGACGGCCGGCCGGTCCTGGCCTCCAAGGCCCTGCTCGGCGAGACCTACGGCAGCGCGGGCGCCCTCGGCCTGGTCGCCGCCCTCACCGGCGACGGCACCGCGGGGCCGGTGCTGCTGTCGAGCTTCGCGTACGGCGGCAGCTACGCGGCGGCCGTCCTCGACCCGGAGGCGTGA
- a CDS encoding DHA2 family efflux MFS transporter permease subunit produces MSLDQRTEPPAPAADPTPVAEPAPAVDPTPPEDRSPATDTRPQEPAHEAEAAPEADTDPATAPATDPAADGGPAAGRDAAAAAATRTAILTIAVAVGGAFVAQLDTTIVNVSLADTSARFGAITQVQWVVTAYLLALVALMPAAGWLASRFGTRRTFISSVAVFAVGSAACALSTTLPELIAARALSGAAAGVLVPVATMLLTSGMPRERLGQVQALNGSVMLISPLLGPTVGGLLVNAWGWWAVYAVNIPLCAVLLVVAVRRVRKDVPSAQDGGRRPLDVLGLLTAAACTVGVVLAVHAFSRTGLSAHPASLVPLVVAVGSGIVFVRHQLRSETPLLDLRLFAHRVYRTAAINIFCLGFVLFSPMMLIPLYFESARGESAVTTGLLMSAGGTGVVVAGLACRPIMKKIGGGTTVVIGIVLTMLATVPLTALSSSTSYALLCAAIAVRGLGTGLTIVPAMTRAFESVEPRSIPDASAQLNLVQRIGGTFALAVVTVVLDRAAQSHHGLVPAAFADSFGLLLAVYALTLAPAVALLIADRREKAARAAAAQ; encoded by the coding sequence ATGTCCCTGGACCAGAGAACCGAGCCCCCGGCGCCGGCGGCGGACCCGACCCCCGTGGCGGAGCCCGCGCCCGCGGTGGACCCGACACCCCCGGAGGACCGTTCCCCGGCGACGGACACCCGTCCACAGGAGCCGGCCCATGAGGCCGAGGCGGCCCCCGAGGCCGACACGGACCCCGCTACAGCCCCCGCTACGGACCCCGCCGCGGACGGAGGTCCGGCGGCAGGCCGTGACGCCGCGGCCGCGGCGGCCACCCGCACCGCGATCCTCACCATCGCCGTGGCCGTGGGCGGAGCCTTCGTGGCCCAGCTCGACACCACCATCGTCAACGTCTCACTGGCCGACACCTCGGCCCGCTTCGGCGCCATCACCCAGGTCCAATGGGTCGTCACCGCCTACCTGCTGGCCCTGGTCGCCCTGATGCCGGCCGCGGGCTGGCTGGCCTCCCGCTTCGGCACCCGCCGCACCTTCATCTCCTCCGTCGCCGTGTTCGCGGTCGGCTCCGCGGCCTGCGCCCTCAGCACGACCCTCCCCGAACTGATCGCCGCGCGCGCCCTGTCCGGTGCCGCCGCCGGTGTGCTCGTCCCGGTCGCCACCATGCTGCTCACCAGCGGCATGCCGCGTGAACGCCTGGGCCAGGTGCAGGCGCTGAACGGCAGTGTCATGCTGATCAGCCCGCTGCTCGGCCCCACCGTAGGCGGTCTCCTGGTCAACGCCTGGGGCTGGTGGGCGGTCTACGCCGTCAACATCCCGCTGTGCGCGGTGCTGTTGGTGGTGGCGGTCCGCCGTGTCCGCAAGGACGTGCCGTCCGCCCAGGACGGTGGCCGCCGCCCGCTCGACGTACTGGGTCTGCTGACCGCCGCCGCCTGCACGGTCGGTGTCGTACTCGCCGTGCACGCCTTCTCCCGGACGGGCCTGTCCGCCCACCCCGCCTCCCTCGTCCCGCTGGTGGTGGCCGTGGGGAGCGGCATCGTCTTCGTACGTCACCAACTGCGTTCCGAGACACCGCTCCTGGATCTGCGCCTGTTCGCGCACCGCGTGTACCGTACGGCCGCGATCAACATCTTCTGCCTCGGCTTCGTCCTCTTCTCCCCGATGATGCTGATCCCGCTGTACTTCGAGTCGGCACGCGGCGAGAGCGCCGTCACCACGGGTCTGCTGATGTCGGCCGGCGGCACCGGAGTCGTCGTCGCGGGTCTGGCCTGCCGTCCGATCATGAAGAAGATCGGCGGCGGCACCACCGTCGTGATCGGGATCGTCCTCACCATGCTGGCCACCGTTCCGCTGACCGCCCTGTCCTCCAGCACCTCGTACGCGCTGCTGTGCGCGGCGATCGCGGTCCGGGGCCTGGGCACGGGTCTGACCATCGTGCCGGCCATGACCCGCGCCTTCGAGTCGGTCGAGCCGCGCTCCATCCCGGACGCCTCCGCGCAGCTCAACCTGGTCCAGCGGATCGGCGGCACCTTCGCCCTCGCCGTGGTCACGGTCGTCCTGGACCGGGCCGCGCAGTCCCATCACGGGCTCGTACCGGCCGCGTTCGCCGACTCCTTCGGCCTGCTGCTCGCCGTGTACGCGCTCACCCTCGCCCCGGCCGTCGCGCTGCTGATCGCCGATCGCCGGGAGAAGGCCGCACGGGCCGCCGCGGCTCAGTAA